Proteins encoded within one genomic window of Psilocybe cubensis strain MGC-MH-2018 chromosome 2, whole genome shotgun sequence:
- a CDS encoding Metacaspase-1 yields the protein MSVEDQMKLSPRIFAFIIGINQYSDPQIEDLRGSVRDAKAVRKFLKNKLGVNDRNIRMLSDLEATRENIIQAFVALQTNRDIRRGDAILIYYAGHGQEVEVPDDWPTEDGWNIVQSIVPCDFTSNGNVHVIPDRTIGRLLRNIMIEKGDNITVIFDCCNAGSGTRSLDSPVSVRSAMLKNYALPAGLDDDIIDMHQQRAAVQHVSGSLASHVFLAACSASERAIEINGRGQFTRALLKVLNSVPISEISYVDLMDRLEQLVFQNPQLEGVNRHRILFNGKVLSPTRNVFKVDLNPNAQYVLRAGAAHGVSPKAEFTLYADAKALSNQEPCGVSTVLDVGPFQSTLSQPINPTRALGQSPIAVQSKSGVQEQLRVHVPEEALLQIFNEASLVQTREPLAGHQIRFSLADKLIADIEARRQGDDIAFYHLDERVTAHGLTRCIHTANSDPASLCRILQGAATYYYHLNRSYLTSDNLRKSLRFEFFKLQPSWQHDEDGALGWMPMGENLIKDGIITLEIDDAVENLYGIRVTNYSGTNLYPNIFYFDNSELSIESYYSTTTENHFLADSPLPKEGGQINIGFGNGGANPIEYFIPDGHDVDVGFLKFFFSTSPIDLSPIAQSSPFKILRDTETSLPYTDPNKSDAWCSVLIPIVQKRIS from the exons ATGTCAGTCGAGGACCAAATGAAACT TTCACCTCGGATATTTGCCTTCATCATTGGTATAAACCAATATTCAGATCCCCAAATTGAGGATCTACGTGGCTCGGTGCGCGATGCAAAAGCAGTCCGCAAATTCCTCAAGAACAAGCTGGGGGTTAACGACCGCAACATCCGTATGCTGAGCGACCTCGAAGCTACTCGGGAGAACATCATACAAGCCTTTGTTGCTTTGCAGACCAATCGCGATATACGAAGAGGAGACGCCATTCTGATATACTATGCTGGCCACGGACAGGAGGTCGAGGTGCCAGATGATTGGCCAACGGAGGATGGTTGGAACATCGTGCAAAGTATTGTTCCTTGCGATTTTACCAGTAATGGGAACGTCCATGTTATTCCGGACAGGACAATCGGACGTCTCCTCCGCAACATCATGATCGAGAAAGGCGATAATATT ACTGTGATCTTTGATTGCTGTAATGCCGGCTCTGGGACGCGAAGTTTGGATTCACCTGTGTCAGTGAGAAGTGCAATGTTAAAAAACTATGCATTGCCCGCTGGCCTCGATGATGATATTATTGACATGCATCAACAACGAGCTGCGGTCCAGCATGTCTCCGGAAGCCTTGCGTCTCATGTCTTTCTCGCTGCGTGCAGCGCGTCGgaacgtgctatcgagattaATGGCCGAGGTCAATTCACGAGAGCACTTCTCAAAGTTCTCAACTCCGTCCCGATCTCTGAAATCAGCTACGTCGATCTCATGGATCGTCTGGAGCAGCTCGTTTT CCAGAACCCTCAGCTTGAAGGTGTCAACAGACACCGCATACTGTTCAACGGGAAAGTCCTATCCCCAACCAGGAACGTGTTCAAAGTTGATCTCAATCCCAATGCACAGTACGTTCTCCGTGCAGGTGCCGCGCATGGGGTCTCGCCAAAAGCAGAGTTCACCCTGTACGCGGATGCTAAGGCGCTCAGTAATCAAGAACCTTGTGGTGTTTCCACCGTCCTTGATGTCGGACCATTTCAGTCGACATTATCACAACCCATAAACCCAACACGTGCCCTAGGACAGTCACCAATTGCGgttcaaagcaaatcagGCGTCCAGGAACAGCTCAGAGTCCATGTTCCCGAAGAAGCTCTGCTACAGATCTTCAACGAAGCCTCCCTAGTGCAGACCCGTGAGCCCCTTGCTGGCCACCAAATTAGATTTAGCCTGGCGGACAAATTAATCGCAGACATAGAGGCCAGACGGCAAGGGGATGACATCGCCTTTTACCACCTTGATGAGCGAGTCACCGCCCACGGCCTCACACGATGCATCCACACAGCCAATTCAGATCCTGCCAGCCTATGCCGAATACTTCAGGGCGCAGCGACGTACTACTATCATCTGAATCGATCTTACCTTACCAGTGACAACCTGCGCAAATCTCTTCGATTCGAGTTCTTTAAACTGCAACCGTCATGGCAGCATGACGAGGACGGTGCATTAGGATGGATGCCGATGGGTGAAAATCTTATCAAGGATGGCATAATCACCCTTGAGATTGATGACGCCGTCGAAAACTTGTATGGGATCAGGGTTACTAATTACAGCGGCACAAACTTGTACCCAAACATATTTTACTTTGATAACAGTGAGCTCAGTATTG AATCATACTATTCGACCACTACAGAAAACCACTTCCTGGCGGATTCACCTCTACCTAAAGAGGGTGGTCAGATCAATATAGGTTTTGGGAATGGCGGTGCAAATCCCATCGAATACTTCATTCCTGATGGCCACGACGTTGACGTCGGGTTTTTAAAATTCTTTTTCTCGACTTCACCAATTGACCTATCGCCGATCGCTCAGTCGTCCCCTTTCAAGATACTTCGCGACACCGAAACAAGCTTACCGTACACCGACCCCAATAAATCAGACGCTTGGTGTTCTGTCCTCATTCCCATCGTCCAGAAAAGAATCTCTTGA